A section of the Nitrospirota bacterium genome encodes:
- a CDS encoding response regulator transcription factor encodes MKQSAIQELSSRALTIVLISNNPVLRRGLHIILKESPFVSEIAEVAVSSQAVDTVVREKPQVVVVDLRLVDTDSSALIRALRAAAADSRILVLSGLHDETLTREALAAGAEGVVLTIQPAAVLFAVIESLCGDVPRSMGPRPAQPATGVISDTPSTRTTDLKRVGFIESLTSREREVIRSLAKGFTNMEIADWLCISETTVRHHFTAIFSKLHVSNRQQLLIAAHRQGLVEFGTS; translated from the coding sequence ATGAAACAATCGGCCATTCAAGAATTGAGCTCTCGCGCACTCACAATCGTGCTGATTAGTAACAATCCTGTCCTGCGCAGGGGATTGCACATTATCTTGAAAGAGTCTCCCTTCGTCTCAGAAATTGCTGAAGTCGCCGTGAGCTCTCAGGCGGTGGACACCGTTGTTCGGGAAAAGCCGCAGGTCGTCGTCGTCGATCTGAGACTGGTCGATACAGACTCGTCGGCGCTCATCAGAGCATTGCGCGCGGCGGCCGCCGATTCGCGCATCTTGGTGCTGAGTGGATTGCACGATGAGACGTTGACACGCGAGGCCTTAGCAGCAGGCGCCGAAGGAGTCGTGTTGACCATTCAACCGGCTGCCGTCCTGTTTGCCGTCATTGAATCCCTGTGCGGCGACGTTCCAAGATCCATGGGTCCTCGACCTGCGCAACCCGCCACCGGCGTGATCAGCGATACGCCTTCGACCAGGACCACTGATCTCAAGCGGGTGGGGTTTATTGAGAGCCTGACCTCTCGAGAACGAGAAGTCATACGGTCGCTTGCGAAGGGGTTCACGAATATGGAAATCGCGGATTGGCTGTGCATTTCAGAAACGACGGTCCGCCATCACTTTACCGCGATCTTTAGTAAGCTGCATGTCTCCAATCGGCAACAGCTGCTCATTGCAGCCCACCGGCAGGGGCTTGTTGAATTCGGCACCAGCTGA
- a CDS encoding right-handed parallel beta-helix repeat-containing protein has translation MLTDPPANPLGGKTLIVDAHNGDSYRRPSAALLDAGEYDQIFVRPGIYEDKVFITGRPIHLLGAGRDEVQIFSRRGGPLYLQQVPSGRISGITFRYVGSDQHSAMNLLDSTCVVTQCRAMEGILSGVVIYGPQSRPTFAENEVCGNRESGIFVFAGAQPRIADNVCWNNHHFGIAVRDPGSHPELIRNQCRENMLSGILLFHHAEGLLVDNICSENQHWGMVMTPDCRPTPGREALDTSNILAPNPRGTLVVTDQPLSDIGR, from the coding sequence ATGTTGACTGATCCTCCGGCAAATCCACTCGGAGGAAAGACCTTGATCGTCGATGCGCATAACGGTGACTCGTATCGGCGACCGAGTGCGGCACTACTCGATGCAGGAGAATATGATCAGATCTTTGTTCGCCCTGGAATCTATGAGGACAAAGTCTTTATCACGGGGCGACCGATTCATCTGTTAGGCGCTGGTCGAGACGAGGTGCAGATTTTTTCCCGTCGTGGGGGTCCGCTCTATCTCCAGCAGGTGCCAAGCGGTCGCATTTCCGGCATCACGTTTCGATACGTCGGCAGCGATCAGCATTCAGCGATGAACCTGCTCGATTCGACTTGTGTTGTGACACAGTGTCGTGCCATGGAGGGCATTCTATCCGGCGTGGTGATTTATGGGCCGCAATCACGACCGACATTTGCGGAGAATGAAGTCTGTGGAAACCGCGAATCCGGGATTTTCGTGTTTGCCGGGGCACAGCCAAGGATCGCCGATAATGTCTGTTGGAATAACCACCATTTCGGTATTGCGGTGCGGGATCCTGGAAGCCATCCGGAGCTTATCAGAAACCAGTGCCGAGAAAATATGTTGAGTGGGATTCTCCTCTTTCATCACGCGGAAGGGCTCCTCGTCGACAATATCTGCAGCGAGAATCAGCACTGGGGGATGGTGATGACTCCTGACTGCCGTCCTACTCCCGGCCGTGAGGCGCTCGATACCTCAAACATTCTTGCCCCCAATCCACGGGGGACCTTGGTCGTGACGGATCAGCCCTTGAGTGACATCGGACGGTGA
- the ilvE gene encoding branched-chain-amino-acid transaminase yields MPVVVCLNGQFVSKEDAKVSLFDHGYLFGDGIFETLRAYGGSIFRLGQHLDRLWRSAKYFHLSIPCSKDELGELSRKALTHSGLQDAYLRITISRGIGERGIDPESCTSPTVSIIVKDLPRYPDECYQRGADTKILAVRKIADETLSNQVKGCNFQNNILAKIELNQAGLIEGFMLNTRGFVAEGTVSNAFAVARGVLWTPSVSSGCLEGITRNAVIEIARKQYSIPVEEKELTRYDLYTADECFMTNTIMEIMPVRSVDGRQIGASIPGSMTQRLTDGFHQLIKKERENG; encoded by the coding sequence ATGCCGGTGGTTGTCTGTCTCAACGGGCAATTTGTCTCCAAAGAAGATGCGAAGGTATCCCTCTTCGACCATGGGTATCTTTTCGGCGACGGTATTTTTGAGACGCTCAGAGCTTATGGAGGCAGCATTTTCAGGCTGGGGCAGCATCTCGATCGACTGTGGCGATCCGCGAAGTATTTTCATCTCAGCATTCCTTGTTCAAAAGATGAGCTCGGTGAATTGAGTCGCAAGGCGTTGACACACAGCGGCCTGCAGGATGCCTATCTCAGAATCACGATATCTCGCGGGATCGGCGAGCGAGGAATTGACCCGGAGTCCTGCACATCGCCGACGGTGTCTATCATCGTCAAAGACCTGCCTCGCTATCCCGACGAATGCTATCAAAGAGGAGCAGACACAAAGATTCTCGCGGTGAGAAAAATCGCCGACGAGACTCTCAGCAATCAGGTCAAAGGCTGCAATTTCCAGAACAATATTCTCGCCAAAATAGAGCTGAACCAAGCCGGATTGATCGAAGGCTTCATGCTGAACACCCGTGGTTTTGTTGCAGAGGGGACAGTGAGCAATGCGTTTGCCGTTGCCAGAGGGGTGCTCTGGACGCCCTCAGTGTCCTCGGGGTGTCTGGAGGGAATCACTAGAAACGCTGTCATCGAGATCGCTCGAAAGCAATACAGCATCCCTGTCGAAGAAAAGGAATTGACGCGCTACGACCTCTACACGGCTGACGAATGTTTTATGACAAATACCATCATGGAAATCATGCCGGTGCGTTCTGTGGATGGGCGTCAGATCGGTGCCTCCATTCCGGGAAGCATGACGCAACGACTGACAGACGGATTTCACCAGCTGATTAAAAAGGAGAGGGAAAATGGCTGA
- a CDS encoding DUF2726 domain-containing protein, whose translation MVEIVSIVIVIGLLGFLVWRLKGSSTTGPSGREPFVLPSGVTLRPQPLLTDTDLLLYNLIRLAVEDHYLVFARVPLWAVVSVEAEGKIRSQVLRQIALKQLDFVLVHPGTKSAEQVVLLEDDFPPQPHEVIRRGEIQSVLQAAGITVITLKPHTSYTVPQLAQLFGVSDDE comes from the coding sequence ATGGTGGAGATTGTATCCATCGTCATTGTCATCGGGCTCCTGGGTTTCCTGGTGTGGCGTTTGAAGGGCTCGTCAACCACTGGACCATCCGGGAGAGAGCCCTTTGTTCTTCCTTCCGGCGTCACGCTGCGCCCCCAGCCTCTTCTGACCGACACGGACCTTCTCCTGTACAATCTCATACGGCTGGCCGTGGAAGACCATTATCTGGTTTTTGCGAGGGTTCCCCTCTGGGCTGTCGTCAGCGTCGAGGCAGAAGGCAAGATCCGGTCGCAGGTGTTGCGGCAAATCGCGCTCAAGCAACTCGACTTTGTGTTGGTCCATCCAGGAACGAAGTCCGCAGAGCAGGTTGTGTTGCTGGAGGATGATTTTCCTCCTCAGCCGCATGAGGTCATTCGGAGAGGGGAGATCCAGTCTGTGTTACAGGCAGCCGGCATCACAGTGATCACCTTGAAGCCCCACACCTCCTATACGGTGCCTCAATTGGCTCAGCTGTTTGGTGTGAGTGATGACGAGTGA
- the ybgF gene encoding tol-pal system protein YbgF, whose protein sequence is MKILMTVLPGLLAMLFSLNLAVAAPSNKQDATRHLYDRVMEEYKHRDYEAALAGFRFFLELHGQSSLAPNAQYWMGECQYRLGRYKEALKTFYHVVSYYPLSPRIAASTLKIGQTYTRLKDHEKARTMYERVLDEYPDSPEAELARKALDAAPMREAEPTPQLTGNSLSD, encoded by the coding sequence ATGAAGATCCTAATGACCGTGCTTCCAGGACTGTTGGCGATGCTGTTTTCTCTCAATCTCGCTGTGGCCGCCCCCTCCAACAAGCAGGATGCTACTCGCCATCTCTACGATCGGGTCATGGAGGAATACAAACACCGTGATTACGAGGCCGCGCTGGCCGGTTTTCGATTCTTTCTCGAACTCCACGGGCAGTCTTCGTTAGCACCCAATGCACAATACTGGATGGGAGAATGCCAGTATCGGCTGGGCCGGTACAAAGAAGCCCTGAAGACCTTCTACCATGTTGTGTCTTACTACCCGCTCAGTCCGAGGATTGCTGCCTCAACGTTGAAAATCGGGCAAACCTACACAAGGCTGAAGGACCACGAGAAGGCCCGTACGATGTACGAGCGGGTGCTCGATGAATATCCGGACAGTCCAGAAGCAGAGCTGGCGCGGAAAGCTCTCGACGCAGCACCGATGCGAGAGGCGGAACCAACTCCTCAACTAACCGGCAACAGTCTTTCCGACTAG
- a CDS encoding YkgJ family cysteine cluster protein: MERFEVALNTPAGRLTTAIDVPTGFIPITAIVPVTRRLGEEAAELEVQQAVEAGRTVSCRKGCAACCRMLVPLSAPEAFALSEYVEQLPPDRRTLLLNHLSDTKDRLIREGLWDRLNDVAETSRPVADEELDPINQSYYALRIPCPYLENELCSIYEARPAACRELLVTSPAELCQDLVHNPIVPLPVSMRISSILGLVWGTLTSAPPRLIPLPMALEWAEQHEEEARRTWPGSSLLDQVLDKMWRFLSQEFQKRSNEADG; this comes from the coding sequence ATGGAACGATTTGAGGTGGCGCTGAATACCCCGGCCGGACGTCTGACCACCGCCATTGATGTGCCGACAGGATTCATTCCCATCACTGCGATTGTTCCAGTCACGCGCCGCCTTGGGGAAGAAGCCGCGGAGTTAGAAGTCCAGCAGGCCGTCGAAGCAGGCAGGACGGTTTCCTGCCGAAAGGGCTGTGCTGCCTGTTGCCGCATGCTGGTCCCGCTTTCCGCGCCGGAAGCCTTCGCGCTCAGCGAATATGTGGAACAGTTGCCACCGGATCGGCGAACTCTCCTGCTCAATCACCTGAGCGACACGAAGGATCGTCTGATTCGCGAAGGCCTGTGGGATCGGCTCAATGACGTGGCAGAGACCTCCCGGCCGGTAGCGGATGAAGAACTCGACCCGATCAACCAATCCTATTATGCATTAAGAATTCCATGTCCCTATTTGGAGAACGAACTCTGTTCGATTTATGAGGCGCGACCAGCCGCTTGCCGGGAACTCCTCGTGACCTCACCGGCGGAACTCTGCCAGGATCTTGTGCACAATCCGATCGTGCCCCTGCCGGTCTCGATGCGAATCAGTTCCATTCTGGGACTGGTGTGGGGGACGTTAACCAGCGCTCCTCCGCGGCTCATTCCGCTTCCGATGGCCTTGGAATGGGCCGAGCAGCACGAGGAGGAAGCCAGGCGGACGTGGCCCGGCTCATCGCTCTTGGATCAGGTGCTCGACAAGATGTGGCGGTTTTTGAGCCAGGAGTTTCAAAAACGTAGCAACGAAGCTGACGGCTAG
- a CDS encoding anhydro-N-acetylmuramic acid kinase: protein MHVVGLMSGTSGDGVDAALVNITGRGRFLKARTLAAHTLAYPRSLQQRILSASVSGTVADVCHLNALLGEWFANAALLVIRQAKLQPTDVAFIGSHGQTLHHLPHGIHATGVGAIRSTLQIAEPAVITERTGITTVANFRSRDIAAGGQGAPLAPVAHALLLKHARRARLVVNLGGISNVTYVPKGGHLSGVLAFDTGPANMVLDGLMARVTDGRLSMDRDGKLAMKGEVDSRLLGKLLAHPFLSKRPPKSTGREAFGPALVEELIAIQQQRSLSIEDLLATCSMWTAKAVGTSRRWISGEIDEVVVGGGGVRNRRIMSQLATEFAPVPVTTFETLGWDSKVFEAVAFALLAYQTVTGQWGNIPSVTGANHPVLLGTIVPNGPRWRESLPGR, encoded by the coding sequence ATGCATGTCGTAGGACTCATGTCTGGAACATCCGGTGACGGGGTTGATGCAGCACTCGTGAACATTACCGGGCGAGGCCGCTTCCTGAAGGCGCGCACGCTCGCAGCACATACGTTGGCCTATCCACGCTCGTTACAGCAGCGCATTCTCTCTGCGTCGGTTTCCGGGACGGTCGCGGATGTGTGTCATCTCAATGCGTTGCTTGGCGAATGGTTCGCGAATGCGGCGCTGCTCGTGATTCGGCAGGCGAAACTTCAGCCGACCGATGTGGCGTTCATAGGCTCTCATGGGCAAACCCTCCACCATCTTCCCCATGGGATCCATGCGACTGGCGTCGGTGCGATCCGTTCTACCCTCCAAATCGCCGAACCGGCGGTCATTACCGAAAGAACGGGGATTACAACCGTGGCTAATTTCCGTTCGCGTGACATTGCCGCAGGAGGCCAGGGGGCTCCACTGGCGCCTGTTGCTCATGCGTTGCTTTTGAAACACGCGCGTCGTGCACGGTTGGTGGTGAATCTCGGGGGCATCAGCAACGTGACATATGTACCGAAAGGGGGCCATCTCAGTGGGGTGCTGGCATTCGATACAGGGCCGGCCAATATGGTACTCGATGGCCTAATGGCGCGTGTAACCGACGGACGGTTGTCGATGGATCGTGATGGGAAGTTGGCTATGAAAGGGGAGGTCGATTCACGACTGTTGGGCAAGTTACTCGCGCATCCCTTTCTATCCAAGCGTCCGCCCAAATCGACTGGGCGGGAAGCTTTCGGTCCTGCTCTCGTCGAGGAACTGATTGCGATTCAGCAGCAACGGAGCCTCTCGATAGAGGATCTATTGGCGACCTGCAGTATGTGGACTGCCAAGGCGGTCGGAACCTCGCGCCGTTGGATAAGCGGGGAGATCGATGAAGTGGTGGTGGGAGGCGGTGGCGTCAGAAACCGTAGGATCATGAGTCAGCTGGCGACAGAGTTCGCTCCGGTTCCGGTCACCACATTTGAGACGTTAGGGTGGGACAGTAAGGTGTTTGAAGCTGTGGCCTTCGCGCTGTTGGCGTATCAAACCGTGACGGGGCAGTGGGGCAATATCCCGTCTGTGACAGGCGCGAACCATCCGGTGCTGCTTGGGACGATTGTCCCGAACGGACCGCGGTGGCGCGAATCTCTTCCCGGGCGGTAG
- a CDS encoding GGDEF domain-containing response regulator, translating to MINVLLVEDNDVDSQLTRDLLTEWSIEEFKITRTKTLGEGLALLSRERFDAVLLDLSLPDGFGLATVRQVHATSPTVPVVVLSGVNDQTLALQAVQQGAQDYLVKGQGHPELLARAVRYAIERKRAEEHLTYLAQYDHLTGLVNRNLFRDRLIQAMARSKRMQQPIGLMLLDLDRFKAVNDTFGHDMGDELLKTVSERLKACVREVDTVARMGGDEFTIILEGVTSEENILMVAKRITESIATPFELKGEHISIGISIGITIYPHDDHPVDELLKHADTAMYRAKQLGGNAFHLHRVSGTPSANLRP from the coding sequence ATGATCAACGTACTCCTTGTTGAAGATAATGACGTCGACTCCCAGCTCACGCGAGATCTTCTCACTGAGTGGAGCATCGAGGAGTTCAAGATTACCCGTACGAAAACATTGGGAGAAGGACTCGCCCTTCTGAGCCGAGAGCGATTCGATGCCGTACTCTTGGATCTGTCACTCCCTGATGGGTTCGGTCTGGCGACGGTGAGACAGGTCCACGCCACCAGTCCGACGGTCCCAGTCGTCGTCTTGAGCGGCGTAAACGACCAAACCTTGGCTCTGCAAGCCGTTCAACAGGGGGCACAGGATTACCTCGTCAAAGGCCAAGGTCATCCCGAACTGTTGGCTCGTGCGGTCCGCTATGCTATCGAGCGGAAACGGGCTGAAGAACATCTGACCTACCTGGCACAGTATGATCACTTGACCGGCCTAGTCAATCGCAATCTCTTTCGTGATCGGCTCATTCAGGCGATGGCGCGAAGCAAGCGTATGCAACAACCGATCGGCCTGATGCTCCTCGATCTGGACCGATTCAAAGCGGTGAATGACACCTTCGGCCACGATATGGGCGACGAATTACTCAAGACCGTATCTGAACGACTCAAGGCCTGTGTACGGGAAGTCGACACCGTGGCCCGGATGGGCGGAGACGAGTTCACGATTATTCTCGAAGGAGTCACTTCCGAAGAGAATATTCTCATGGTCGCAAAGCGGATCACAGAATCCATCGCCACGCCTTTTGAGTTGAAAGGGGAGCACATCTCCATCGGCATCAGCATTGGAATTACGATTTACCCTCACGACGATCATCCGGTCGACGAATTACTGAAGCATGCGGACACAGCGATGTATCGAGCAAAACAGCTAGGCGGCAATGCGTTTCACCTTCACAGGGTCTCCGGAACTCCCTCGGCTAACCTTCGTCCCTGA
- the pabB gene encoding aminodeoxychorismate synthase component I: MKYAYILQEIDSPVSLFDYFKTFAHEEHSFLLDSVRDPEKLGRYSFAGRQPFLVFKSKGRQIEIHEQHGIIRKEGQPFQELRLLLSRYKVDPSAYRDSQIPFLGGAVGYFGYELNYVLEKLPCLGDDDLGLPDSYFMFVDHVLIYDHLEKRLFLSVIAFDETQEAADEKVQGRFNELRQWMLSVEAEQVAEGESQTSDQLNPEVDRETTSTEVHFREMFNESQYMAAVQKARDHIFAGDIFEVCMTHRFECDFDGDPFALYKDLRRINPAPFASFLNLPCVKVVSSSPERFVRVDRQGWCTSRPIKGTRPRGKTPRQDKQLHRELMASIKDRAENMMIVDLVRNDFGRVCEVPTVQVSELMIIEKYATVFQMVSTIMGKLEQGRNSLDLVEACFPGGSMTGAPKIEAMKIIDALEPVKRGIYSGSIGYIDYAGNLDLNIVIRTILIKDGRAYFQVGGAIVADSDPRDEYLETLHKAKALRLALQTAVQQLAPVPALQKG, translated from the coding sequence ATGAAGTACGCCTATATTCTCCAAGAGATCGACTCGCCTGTGAGTTTATTTGACTACTTCAAGACCTTCGCTCACGAAGAGCATTCGTTTCTCTTGGATAGCGTCAGGGACCCTGAGAAACTCGGCCGGTATTCATTTGCCGGCAGACAGCCCTTTCTGGTGTTCAAGAGCAAAGGCCGGCAAATTGAAATCCATGAACAGCACGGGATCATTCGGAAGGAAGGACAGCCATTCCAGGAACTTAGGCTCCTTCTTTCGCGGTACAAAGTTGATCCGTCTGCCTATCGAGACAGCCAGATTCCTTTTCTCGGAGGGGCCGTCGGCTACTTCGGCTATGAATTGAACTATGTACTGGAAAAGTTGCCCTGTCTTGGTGATGACGACCTGGGTTTGCCGGACAGCTACTTCATGTTTGTCGATCATGTACTGATCTACGATCATCTCGAAAAGAGACTGTTTCTGTCGGTAATCGCGTTCGATGAAACTCAGGAAGCGGCTGATGAAAAAGTTCAGGGACGCTTTAACGAGCTCCGTCAGTGGATGCTATCCGTAGAAGCCGAGCAAGTAGCTGAAGGGGAAAGTCAGACAAGTGATCAGCTCAATCCAGAAGTGGATCGAGAAACCACCTCAACCGAAGTTCACTTTCGAGAGATGTTTAACGAATCGCAGTATATGGCTGCCGTTCAAAAGGCGAGAGACCATATTTTTGCCGGGGACATCTTCGAGGTCTGCATGACGCATCGGTTCGAATGTGACTTTGACGGCGATCCGTTCGCTCTGTACAAAGACCTGAGACGAATCAACCCTGCACCCTTTGCCAGTTTCTTGAACCTACCGTGTGTGAAAGTCGTGTCTTCGTCTCCGGAACGGTTTGTTCGGGTCGACCGGCAGGGGTGGTGCACGAGCCGTCCAATCAAAGGCACCAGACCTCGTGGGAAGACGCCGAGGCAGGACAAACAGCTCCACCGCGAGCTGATGGCGAGCATCAAGGATCGCGCGGAAAACATGATGATTGTCGATCTGGTGCGCAATGACTTTGGACGAGTCTGTGAGGTGCCAACCGTTCAGGTTTCCGAGCTCATGATCATCGAAAAGTATGCGACTGTATTCCAAATGGTTTCGACGATTATGGGCAAGCTGGAACAGGGGAGAAACAGCCTGGACCTCGTCGAGGCCTGTTTCCCTGGTGGCTCGATGACCGGCGCGCCAAAAATCGAAGCCATGAAAATCATCGACGCGCTTGAGCCGGTAAAGAGAGGAATCTACTCCGGCTCAATAGGATACATTGACTACGCCGGCAACCTCGACTTGAACATCGTGATACGGACGATCCTGATCAAGGACGGAAGGGCCTATTTTCAGGTTGGCGGAGCGATCGTCGCAGATTCCGACCCTCGGGATGAATATTTGGAAACACTCCATAAGGCAAAAGCGTTGAGACTTGCCTTGCAAACCGCTGTGCAGCAACTTGCGCCGGTTCCTGCGCTTCAAAAGGGGTAA
- a CDS encoding aminodeoxychorismate/anthranilate synthase component II yields the protein MKIVILDNYDSFTYNLYQYVAELNGKPLVYRNDALTLAQLQDLKPDRVIISPGPGNPEDPNYFGICKQVITDLGPTVPILGVCLGHQGIIHAFGGRVVRAPYPMHGKTSVIYHNNQGIFKGLRNGIEVMRYHSLIGERSTLPDSLEVTAKTWDEIIMGVQHRQYPIHGIQFHPESVGTSLGKRILKKFLELKV from the coding sequence ATGAAGATAGTAATACTCGATAATTACGACTCGTTTACGTACAACCTGTATCAATACGTGGCGGAACTCAACGGGAAACCGTTGGTTTATCGGAACGATGCGTTAACCCTTGCCCAGCTCCAAGATCTGAAGCCGGACCGGGTCATTATTTCTCCCGGCCCAGGGAATCCTGAAGACCCGAACTACTTCGGCATATGCAAGCAAGTCATCACCGATCTGGGTCCGACGGTGCCGATCCTTGGAGTGTGTTTAGGCCACCAAGGAATTATTCATGCTTTCGGGGGCAGAGTCGTAAGGGCGCCCTACCCGATGCACGGGAAAACCAGCGTCATTTACCACAATAACCAGGGAATCTTTAAGGGGCTTCGCAACGGAATTGAGGTGATGCGGTATCATTCCCTGATCGGGGAGCGGAGCACATTACCCGACAGTCTCGAGGTTACTGCCAAAACGTGGGACGAGATTATCATGGGTGTACAGCACCGGCAGTACCCGATTCATGGAATCCAGTTCCATCCGGAGTCGGTAGGAACGTCGTTGGGGAAGAGGATTCTCAAGAAGTTTCTCGAACTGAAAGTGTGA
- the thrH gene encoding bifunctional phosphoserine phosphatase/homoserine phosphotransferase ThrH: protein MHKPVIVCLDLEGVLVPEIWINVALKTGIEELKITTREMPDYNALMTRRLAILDQHKLTIRDIQEVIEKMGPLEGAVAFIAWLRERCQVLILSDTFYQFAQPLMRQLGFPTLFCNQLEIDPAGRIVNYHMRMQNQKKHSVAALKSLNFHVLAAGDAYNDTAMLGEAHAGFFFCPPEHLPKEFPQFPVTKTYSELQARFAEAGNFK from the coding sequence ATGCACAAGCCTGTGATTGTCTGTTTAGACTTGGAAGGAGTGTTGGTGCCGGAGATTTGGATTAACGTCGCACTCAAAACCGGCATTGAGGAATTAAAGATCACCACCCGTGAAATGCCCGACTACAATGCCTTGATGACCCGGAGGCTGGCGATTTTGGATCAGCACAAGCTCACGATCCGGGATATTCAGGAGGTCATCGAAAAGATGGGGCCGTTGGAAGGCGCCGTGGCTTTTATCGCCTGGCTTCGCGAGCGATGCCAGGTGCTCATCCTGTCCGATACGTTTTATCAGTTTGCCCAACCGCTGATGCGCCAGCTGGGGTTTCCAACGCTCTTTTGCAATCAATTGGAGATCGATCCAGCCGGACGCATCGTCAACTACCACATGCGGATGCAGAATCAGAAAAAACACTCGGTCGCCGCGCTCAAATCACTCAATTTCCATGTCCTGGCCGCCGGCGACGCGTACAACGACACCGCCATGTTGGGGGAGGCCCATGCGGGATTTTTCTTCTGCCCGCCTGAGCACCTCCCCAAGGAATTCCCGCAGTTTCCTGTCACGAAGACATACAGTGAATTGCAAGCGCGCTTCGCAGAGGCAGGGAATTTCAAATAG
- a CDS encoding AMP-binding protein — MSDTRSKWLQTVLKYKLNPDKAGSATVWCPDLEQVPRQRLKEIQSDKLVAAFSYLYEQSPFYNEKFTKAGLHLGDITSVHDLHKIPITTKHDWLKDQANNPPWGTFSPLSQDRWTSEGWMMFATSGTTTNLPRVFRHTKHDRDMWAWLGARAYWAMGVRPGDIVMNCFGYGPSVAFWCLHYGMNVMGCPVIPGGGMNTQRRALFIHAYKPTVLACTPSYALYLGRAMEELGYSPEESSIRIVITAGEPGPCIPSTKERIESLWGAKLHDDFGCTEVAMTPFGYTCEQEVNQSERPANVHLMEDAYIAEVVHPETYEPVEDGKEGLLVVSNLFSESQPILRFLMGDLTALTKEPCVCGRTHMRAIGGLRGRADGIVKIRGIAFFPSTIEDSIRRHPDLGDEFQVEISRKNDMDQVKITVEPKSAIPKESYSTPRDRLQRELKGVLGIEVAVDLVPYGTLPRSSSKSQRIMDLREPPFRSNFIKKPEKDPTL, encoded by the coding sequence ATGTCTGACACACGAAGCAAATGGCTCCAGACTGTTCTCAAGTATAAGCTGAATCCGGACAAGGCCGGGTCTGCCACGGTGTGGTGTCCAGACTTGGAACAGGTGCCGCGGCAAAGACTCAAAGAGATTCAGAGCGACAAACTCGTGGCGGCATTTTCCTACCTGTATGAACAGAGCCCCTTCTACAATGAAAAATTCACAAAGGCGGGGCTGCACCTCGGCGACATCACTTCGGTACATGATCTGCACAAGATCCCAATCACGACAAAGCACGACTGGCTCAAAGATCAGGCTAACAATCCGCCATGGGGAACATTTTCCCCTCTTTCTCAAGATCGCTGGACAAGCGAAGGGTGGATGATGTTTGCCACGTCGGGGACGACCACGAACCTTCCTCGCGTCTTTCGGCACACGAAGCACGATAGGGACATGTGGGCGTGGCTCGGGGCACGGGCCTATTGGGCAATGGGCGTGCGGCCGGGCGACATCGTCATGAATTGCTTCGGCTACGGCCCATCGGTCGCATTCTGGTGCCTGCACTACGGCATGAATGTGATGGGGTGTCCTGTCATTCCCGGTGGCGGGATGAATACGCAGAGACGTGCTCTGTTCATTCATGCGTATAAACCGACCGTTCTGGCCTGCACCCCCTCATATGCCCTGTACCTCGGCCGCGCGATGGAAGAACTCGGCTATTCGCCGGAAGAGAGTTCGATCCGTATTGTAATCACCGCTGGTGAGCCGGGCCCCTGCATTCCTTCGACAAAGGAGCGCATTGAATCGCTATGGGGAGCCAAGCTGCATGACGACTTCGGATGTACGGAAGTCGCCATGACACCGTTCGGATACACATGCGAACAAGAAGTGAACCAGTCAGAACGTCCGGCCAATGTCCATTTGATGGAAGATGCGTATATTGCCGAGGTTGTGCATCCTGAAACGTACGAACCGGTTGAGGATGGCAAGGAAGGGCTACTCGTCGTGAGCAATCTCTTTTCTGAGTCTCAACCGATTCTCCGCTTCTTAATGGGGGACCTCACGGCTCTCACAAAGGAGCCATGCGTTTGTGGCCGCACGCACATGCGGGCGATTGGAGGATTGCGGGGCCGGGCGGACGGTATTGTCAAGATACGGGGAATCGCTTTTTTCCCGAGCACGATCGAAGACAGCATTCGAAGGCATCCGGATCTTGGAGACGAGTTTCAGGTAGAAATTTCCAGAAAAAACGATATGGATCAGGTCAAAATTACCGTTGAACCAAAATCGGCGATTCCTAAAGAGTCGTATTCCACCCCTCGTGATCGCCTGCAGCGCGAGCTAAAGGGCGTGTTGGGTATCGAAGTCGCCGTCGACCTCGTTCCGTACGGCACACTGCCGAGAAGCTCCTCCAAAAGCCAGAGAATCATGGATCTGAGAGAGCCTCCCTTCCGGTCGAATTTCATCAAAAAGCCGGAAAAAGATCCGACCCTCTAA